One window of the Chitinophaga niabensis genome contains the following:
- a CDS encoding LEA type 2 family protein: protein MKRFQFGILVLLVWGTISSCGKMKDLEFLRIASFNFDNLSFSKSTVRMELAYYNPNNFSLRLKDAEFDVFLDDRKVGHSLQDTLIDIPARDTFYFPVKLEVDMGHVFQNVLGALTNKEVTIKAAGNCKVGKKGIFLPFPIKCETKQKLDFL from the coding sequence ATGAAAAGGTTTCAATTTGGCATCCTGGTGCTCTTAGTTTGGGGAACGATCAGTTCCTGCGGGAAGATGAAAGACCTGGAATTTCTCCGGATAGCCAGCTTCAATTTTGATAATCTGAGCTTTTCAAAAAGCACGGTCAGGATGGAATTGGCCTATTACAATCCCAATAATTTTTCCCTTCGTCTGAAAGATGCCGAGTTCGATGTTTTCCTCGATGACCGGAAAGTGGGTCACTCCCTTCAGGATACCCTTATTGATATTCCGGCCCGGGATACTTTCTATTTTCCGGTAAAACTGGAGGTGGATATGGGACATGTTTTTCAAAATGTCCTGGGGGCATTGACCAATAAAGAGGTCACAATTAAGGCAGCCGGAAACTGTAAAGTGGGGAAAAAAGGGATCTTTTTACCCTTCCCGATCAAATGTGAAACCAAGCAAAAACTTGATTTTCTCTGA
- a CDS encoding WbqC family protein, producing the protein MTEQSENRTLIIESQYFPPICFYKTLIEADILKIERYEHYQKVSFRNRCYIAGPNGKILLSVPLSKGKNQRTIMKDVRISNVENWQGLHWKTLTSAYRRSPWFEYFENDLEGLYEKKFDFLLDWNMACLEWANKVLGISKEVQLTDEFEKSYDPATGIIDKRDQFIPGQDQEGLPTYAQVFGERTGFFPNLSILDLLFCEGKRGLELLK; encoded by the coding sequence ATGACAGAACAGTCTGAAAACAGAACTTTAATTATTGAATCTCAATACTTTCCACCAATTTGTTTTTATAAGACTTTAATTGAAGCAGATATATTAAAGATAGAGAGATATGAACACTACCAAAAGGTCAGTTTTCGCAATCGTTGTTACATTGCCGGACCCAATGGAAAGATCCTCCTGAGCGTTCCCCTATCGAAAGGAAAAAATCAGCGGACAATTATGAAGGACGTCCGGATCAGCAATGTTGAAAATTGGCAGGGCTTACATTGGAAGACTTTAACTTCTGCTTACCGCCGGTCCCCCTGGTTTGAATATTTTGAAAATGACCTCGAGGGGTTATATGAGAAAAAATTCGATTTCCTCCTGGATTGGAACATGGCCTGCCTCGAATGGGCCAACAAGGTCCTGGGCATTTCAAAGGAGGTCCAATTGACGGATGAGTTTGAAAAGTCGTACGACCCCGCCACAGGCATCATCGATAAAAGGGATCAATTTATACCCGGTCAGGATCAGGAAGGGCTTCCAACTTACGCCCAGGTTTTTGGAGAACGGACCGGCTTCTTCCCGAACCTTAGCATCCTCGATCTGTTATTCTGTGAAGGAAAACGGGGATTGGAACTATTGAAGTGA
- a CDS encoding arginine decarboxylase — protein sequence MNNTYTDLVHQTFEFPQEGFEVKDNNLLFNGLDIRALIDKYGTPFKLTYLPKIGMQINRAKKMFQDAIKKNKYDGNYYYCYCTKSSHFSFIMEETLKHQVHIETSFAYDLDIVTKLYERKKINKDVFVICNGYKTKTYTRSIAKLINSGFKNVLPILDNKEELDDYSKFIRSKDPVRLGIRIAAEEEPTFDFYTSRLGIAPRDILEFYVDKLKGNPKFELKMLHFFMNKGIKDDIFYWSQFNKVLNLYCQLKKICPELESINLGGGFPIKHSLGFDYDYAYIVNEIVANIKSVCKKNKVEVPDIYTEFGSFTVGESGAVIYSVLGEKQQNDRESWYMIDSSFITTLPDTWGIGEKFLMLPINKWDQEYQEVHLGGLTCDGYDFYTSEEHINAVFLPKLTNGKEPLYIGFFHTGAYQDQLSGYGGIKHCLIPSPKHVIVGQDKNGQLKDWLYAKEQTSQSMLKILGY from the coding sequence ATGAACAACACCTACACGGACCTCGTTCACCAAACCTTTGAATTCCCGCAAGAGGGTTTCGAAGTGAAGGATAACAATCTGCTATTTAATGGATTGGATATCCGGGCCTTGATTGATAAGTACGGAACACCGTTCAAGTTGACCTACCTTCCCAAAATCGGAATGCAGATCAACAGGGCAAAAAAGATGTTTCAGGACGCAATTAAGAAGAATAAGTACGATGGCAATTATTATTACTGCTATTGTACTAAAAGCTCCCACTTCTCCTTTATAATGGAGGAGACCCTGAAGCATCAGGTTCATATTGAAACCTCCTTTGCTTACGACCTGGACATTGTGACCAAGTTGTACGAAAGGAAAAAGATCAATAAAGACGTGTTTGTGATCTGCAACGGTTATAAAACAAAAACTTATACCCGGAGCATCGCCAAACTGATCAATAGCGGTTTTAAGAATGTACTGCCGATATTAGATAACAAGGAGGAGCTGGATGACTACTCCAAATTCATAAGGTCTAAAGACCCGGTTCGACTCGGGATCCGGATAGCCGCAGAAGAGGAGCCGACATTTGACTTTTATACCTCCCGTTTGGGAATTGCCCCCAGGGACATCCTCGAGTTTTACGTGGATAAGCTGAAGGGTAATCCGAAGTTCGAGCTGAAAATGCTCCACTTCTTTATGAACAAGGGGATTAAAGACGATATCTTTTACTGGAGCCAGTTCAATAAAGTATTAAACCTTTATTGTCAGCTGAAGAAGATCTGTCCGGAACTGGAGAGCATCAACCTCGGCGGTGGCTTCCCGATCAAACATTCCCTGGGTTTTGATTACGATTACGCTTACATCGTGAACGAGATCGTTGCCAACATCAAGAGTGTTTGTAAAAAGAACAAAGTAGAAGTTCCGGATATTTACACCGAGTTCGGATCTTTCACAGTAGGAGAGAGCGGTGCCGTGATCTATAGCGTTCTGGGCGAAAAGCAACAGAACGACAGGGAGAGCTGGTACATGATCGATAGTTCTTTTATTACCACTTTGCCAGACACCTGGGGTATCGGGGAGAAGTTCCTGATGCTGCCCATCAATAAATGGGACCAGGAATACCAGGAGGTGCACCTGGGGGGATTAACCTGTGACGGTTATGACTTCTACACCTCGGAAGAACACATCAACGCTGTGTTCCTTCCCAAGCTGACGAATGGAAAGGAACCTTTATATATCGGTTTCTTCCACACCGGCGCCTACCAGGATCAACTGAGCGGTTACGGAGGTATCAAGCACTGCCTGATCCCTTCCCCGAAACATGTGATCGTAGGGCAGGATAAAAACGGACAATTAAAAGATTGGTTATATGCCAAGGAGCAAACCTCCCAAAGCATGTTAAAGATTTTGGGTTATTAA
- a CDS encoding nuclear transport factor 2 family protein, whose translation MKRYYAIPFILLLICSYPARAQSSEEEAVKSAIQQLFDGMRKGDSAMVKAAFADKAILQTVQNKKDSTTAIVSLTLAQFLTAVGTPHTDVWDERITFDKILIDGSLASVWTPYRFFLNDKFSHCGVNSFQLYRSGTGWKIIYLVDTRRKDKCL comes from the coding sequence ATGAAACGTTATTATGCGATCCCCTTCATTTTATTACTTATATGTTCTTATCCAGCACGGGCACAGTCTTCCGAGGAGGAGGCAGTAAAAAGTGCCATTCAGCAACTCTTTGACGGCATGAGGAAGGGCGATAGCGCAATGGTAAAGGCTGCGTTTGCAGATAAGGCTATTTTACAAACAGTTCAGAATAAAAAAGACAGCACAACAGCAATAGTTTCACTAACATTAGCACAATTTTTGACGGCGGTGGGTACTCCTCACACGGACGTGTGGGATGAGCGGATCACGTTTGATAAGATATTGATCGATGGATCGTTAGCAAGTGTATGGACTCCCTATCGTTTTTTCCTCAACGACAAGTTTTCCCATTGCGGGGTGAATTCTTTTCAGTTATACAGATCGGGAACGGGTTGGAAGATCATCTACCTGGTAGATACCCGCAGAAAGGACAAGTGCCTGTAA
- a CDS encoding Hsp20/alpha crystallin family protein, translating to MTLVKFNQQPVKTLSGIMDDIFNGKFINKDFATSDFFGAHAPVNIRETKDAYVLDVVAPGFEKGDFKINLDGQTLTISSEKKTEQKVENEKQIRREFSFRSFSRSFTLDENVDADKINAKYDNGVLKLTLPKKEAKQEAAKEIIVA from the coding sequence ATGACACTCGTAAAATTCAATCAACAACCGGTTAAGACCCTTAGCGGCATCATGGACGATATTTTCAATGGCAAGTTCATTAATAAGGACTTCGCTACTTCGGATTTCTTTGGCGCTCATGCACCCGTGAATATCCGTGAAACAAAAGATGCTTATGTATTGGATGTTGTAGCCCCTGGTTTTGAGAAAGGTGATTTTAAGATCAACCTGGATGGCCAGACCCTGACGATCAGTTCTGAAAAGAAGACAGAACAGAAAGTGGAGAATGAAAAACAGATCCGCAGGGAATTCAGCTTCCGCTCCTTCTCCCGGTCATTTACCCTGGATGAAAATGTGGATGCAGACAAGATCAATGCTAAATACGACAACGGCGTTCTGAAACTGACCCTGCCTAAAAAAGAGGCAAAACAGGAAGCCGCAAAAGAAATTATAGTTGCATAG
- a CDS encoding BrxA/BrxB family bacilliredoxin yields MYPAELVMPMKAELTDNGFEELLTPAKVDETLSKAGTTLVMINSVCGCSAGTARPGVLMAVATSEKKPDRLTTSFAGFDGDAVKQIRTHLLPYPPSSPAIALFKDGQLVHFIERHMIEGRSAQLIATNLLAAFDEYC; encoded by the coding sequence ATGTACCCTGCGGAACTCGTGATGCCTATGAAGGCAGAATTAACAGATAATGGTTTTGAAGAATTGCTGACACCTGCAAAGGTGGATGAAACCTTATCTAAAGCAGGCACAACCCTGGTAATGATCAACTCCGTATGTGGTTGTTCAGCAGGTACTGCCCGCCCTGGTGTTTTGATGGCTGTGGCTACCAGTGAAAAGAAACCAGACAGGCTGACAACCAGCTTTGCCGGTTTTGATGGAGATGCTGTTAAGCAGATCCGTACACACCTGTTGCCTTATCCTCCATCTTCACCTGCTATTGCATTGTTTAAAGACGGACAACTGGTGCATTTCATAGAACGTCACATGATTGAAGGACGTTCAGCGCAATTGATCGCAACCAATTTGCTGGCTGCGTTTGATGAATATTGTTAA
- a CDS encoding prolipoprotein diacylglyceryl transferase, giving the protein MYPNLYYAFKDLFGIEIPVLKVLQTFGFFVAIAFLAAAYVLTAELRRREKLGLLAPVQETITIGKPASITDLLISAAIGFILGFKLFGLFGNTSDFRDYLLSGQGSIIGGVLGAAALAYWKYYSKKKTALDKPKEEKVNVWPHQRVPDFTIQAAVAGLIGAKVFHNLENWGEFVRDPWGSIFSASGLTFYGGLIVAAYVIIRYATKKKINWKHLVDSAAPALMLAYAVGRMGCQFSGDGDWGINNSAYGTNPTGKVEKITEAQYQEILHRDSAYFVRQFGSLENVPHRNFEKPASLSFLPDFFFAYSYPHNVVNDGIQLQGCNGEYCSALPVGVYPTPLYEILVCGLFFIVLMAIRKKVTTPGVIFGIYLILNGVERFFVEKIRVNTKYDIFGFHPTQAEIIASLLVIGGAILIWYARKTNPVKTA; this is encoded by the coding sequence ATGTATCCTAATTTATATTACGCGTTTAAGGATCTCTTTGGGATCGAAATACCAGTATTAAAGGTTTTGCAGACGTTCGGCTTCTTTGTAGCCATAGCATTTTTGGCTGCTGCATATGTATTGACTGCTGAACTGCGCCGCAGGGAAAAGCTGGGGTTATTAGCCCCGGTACAGGAAACCATAACCATTGGTAAACCTGCTTCGATCACAGATCTGTTGATCAGTGCCGCTATCGGTTTTATACTTGGCTTTAAATTATTTGGTCTTTTTGGTAACACCAGCGATTTCAGGGATTACCTGTTATCAGGGCAGGGGAGTATTATAGGCGGGGTGCTTGGTGCAGCGGCACTGGCTTATTGGAAATATTATTCCAAAAAGAAAACGGCGCTGGATAAACCTAAAGAAGAAAAAGTGAACGTATGGCCTCATCAGCGGGTACCTGATTTTACAATCCAGGCTGCCGTAGCAGGACTCATAGGCGCCAAAGTATTTCATAACCTGGAGAACTGGGGTGAATTCGTCAGGGATCCATGGGGTTCTATATTTTCTGCCAGTGGGCTTACCTTTTATGGTGGCCTGATTGTGGCGGCATATGTGATCATCCGTTATGCCACTAAAAAGAAGATCAACTGGAAACACCTGGTAGATAGTGCCGCTCCGGCATTAATGCTTGCATATGCAGTGGGCCGGATGGGGTGCCAGTTTTCAGGAGACGGTGACTGGGGTATTAATAATAGTGCCTACGGTACTAACCCAACCGGTAAAGTGGAAAAGATCACGGAAGCGCAATACCAGGAAATACTGCACAGGGACTCTGCTTACTTCGTCCGCCAGTTTGGTAGCCTTGAAAACGTTCCACACCGGAACTTTGAAAAGCCGGCCTCGCTCAGTTTCTTACCTGATTTCTTTTTCGCCTATAGTTATCCGCATAATGTGGTGAACGATGGTATTCAACTCCAGGGCTGTAATGGCGAATACTGCAGCGCATTGCCTGTTGGCGTATATCCAACCCCGTTATATGAGATCCTGGTTTGCGGATTGTTCTTCATTGTATTGATGGCCATCCGCAAAAAAGTGACCACACCCGGAGTGATCTTTGGTATTTACCTGATCTTAAATGGGGTAGAGCGGTTCTTTGTTGAAAAAATAAGAGTGAATACGAAGTACGATATATTTGGATTCCATCCCACACAGGCGGAGATCATCGCCAGCCTGTTAGTGATCGGCGGCGCCATTCTTATATGGTATGCCCGCAAAACGAATCCGGTAAAAACAGCATAG